In the Triticum aestivum cultivar Chinese Spring chromosome 2B, IWGSC CS RefSeq v2.1, whole genome shotgun sequence genome, TTTCGGTTTCAGGCTTCCAGCATGAATACAGAGTATCAGATTTTGGGTTTATATGGCTAATTGTGCGGCACGTAGTAACACGGTCAGGTTAGTAGCACCGTAGCACATAGTAACAACTAACAATGTCACTAGCTCGCATGATTGCCAACTGAACAAATACATCGAACATATCTGATCGCTTTGTGTTTGACTACCATACTTACCAAGCGCCATTTTCTGCTGCTGCAAAACAATCTTTACCTTGCTAGCGCAGTGAAGACTGCTGTCAAACATCACATCTCCAGTAGTACAAAAGATGTTGGATAAGTCAAATGAGAGTTCTGCTTGAAAAAAACAACAGTGTTCTGATGCTTTTGTTTGTTGTCTGAATGTATATAGGCCAATGCTGCACCTTCCAATTGTAATAAAGATTTTTaaattgagaagaattttgccatGCTTTTAAAAGCTAGTCCAACTGACATCGAAATGCTCTGTTTCTTTATCCTTGCTAAACGAACTAGGCAAAGAGATCAAGCTCCGGCACCAGACCTTCGACATGTGGCGGGggtcgctgctgctgcttctgctcGCAGCGGCCGCGGCCGCTGAACCGGCATCCACGCTCATGGGCCCGTCGCATGAAGACAGGGGCCACGCGATGGTCCTGCCGGAGACAGGGCCCCCGGTGCAGCGGTGGGCAACGGGTGTTAGTTTTAACCCTTACTATTTATGTATCTGCATATGTATTTTGGCTTTGCACCTAGGTTAGAAGATGGTGATTGAGTAGTTTGCCTCGTGGATGCGCCCGAGCAGGAGTTCTGTTTCACCAGAGGTGCAAGGCGTGAGTGACATAAAGTCAGGAAGGTTGGCCTGTGTGGCACTTCCAATGTTGTAAGCGTATTTGTTTTAACACAAGAGGAAAACGTCCTGTGTGCATGGCAAACACATGTGTCCCCCTGTTCTCGAGGGAGCTGCACACACGACAAACACCTTTTTTTCCTCTATTCTTCATAGAGTTGCGTAAAGTAGAGAGCTAGATTTGGCTTCAACAATTGGTACCAAAGCAAGGGAATGCAGAAGATGAGGCCACATAACGCTGCAGTGATTGGAGCCATGATGACTAATGACTCAACGGCGATGTCGATGGCCGCAGCGACGGCGACGATGGCAGCAACGCCGGGCAGTTGTTGTGAGTTGTTGTGAGTTGACGGGATGATCGTCTCCCAGTTGATTGACGACATGACAGTTGTTGTGAGTTGCAGAGAAGGAAACCACATCTAATAAGCGATAACT is a window encoding:
- the LOC123042219 gene encoding uncharacterized protein; translated protein: METRPPNSESPTLRSTSINFLPSSSPFSPCQSHRHSPHTGSVAVRALFPPDLAAGRVEHPRRAGDPAARVHRHTTFPGKEIKLRHQTFDMWRGSLLLLLLAAAAAAEPASTLMGPSHEDRGHAMVLPETGPPVQRWATGVSFNPYYLCICICILALHLG